The DNA segment atcttgcagctcttccaaactttccaaatgttactggaccaaatggatcaaatcctgatcaTGGAACGAGTCACTTCCTGGGAGTGAGGGCACTCACTAAGATTATCTACTGatttaaagacatttctttCACAATGTGAAAAAGTCTTTCTTGCGCTGCATCATGCAGCAGACCCCAGAAATATCAgcaccactgtttggccactacaaaaattggcttcaaagcccggcgCACTTCCTGAGGTTCTGTTTTAGGCGCTTGAGTTTCTATTTCTGTAGCCCTTCAGAATAAAACCTGTgatgtgcatgcgtgtgtgtgtgtgtgtgtgtgtgtgtgtgtgtgtgtgtgtgtgtgtgtgtgtgtaggaccTGAAGCCAGCGAACCTCCTCATCAGCTCTTCAGGTCACCTTAAGATCGCAGACTTTGGTTTGGCCAGACTGTTCAGTGAGCAGGGAGAGAGACTGTACAGCCACCAGGTGGCcaccaggtaacacacacacacacacacacacacacacacacacacacacctaccttTGTGTGCAAGTATTATTTTTGGGTTTTAGTTTTGTAGGGTGCTGGTCCAGATATTCTGACAAAACTCTCACACTATAAATTCATCCCACACAAAGGATGTGCACTATGAGTGTAAAACAAGTCACTCATTCAACCTTAAAATCAGAAAAGaccataaaactttatttatcaagaaaataagaaaatgcttCGTTAATGTGAACAGACCGgactgtgtgacagagagactgTCTTACAggtttttacacagaaccaaacgacGGCGCCATCATgtggctccagtgtgtgatgtcagacagcatgatgacatcacagaatcaaaagaggcatgacatgtaacacaacagcgtcagcctctagtgtgacatataacaaacGTGTCaacgtatgttatatgtcacatgtataaacagtaacaatgacatcacatgtcaataacaatcatttagagtccctgttatatggcagctgatctcatcctctgctcggagggtaaggagctcctggacctcattgtttgagTTAggcgctaactgctaacagctgcagttcttcttctttgagttagctgctaactgctagtctcgccaccagacagtcagagatctccgccttctgatagtctggggacactcctttctaaagtgtgtttaacacaccggagaaaacggccggcaacaaagcaacgcctcttgcatttttgaaaaggacacgccctcccagaaatgtgcgctcccccttttctcgtccgcaaagaaacaaacacacagagagcttgaaaatggatgccgagagatttaactccgttttatcaaacgtgtgctcagttcACAAgtttgtggaaatgaaggacttacagcgacttgagccattttgtaccgctgcacatgtttctagtgggactatgtttatgagcacaagagttcagcgagccaccgaaggaccgccctgcgttggttctgcaacgtagggagtttttttaaactctgaaattgtatccgcccatctaaacacaaaatcagggagaaagacatcagtctttagttaagcaaagcgtctaaagactgaatTGTGAGtctagctaactgctaacagcagctgttctttttctttgagtaagctgctaactgctaactgctgctttttaaaaCTCCTGCAGTGTGTCGTACACATAACACATAATCCAAACATCACAGCCATAGCgcccatgatcccgtcctgTCAGCTGTCCTTTATACAGACATTTTGTCCCCCTGTTCCATGATTGTTCTTTACATACAAACAGCGAGGCAGCGTAGTGGCGTGatattcccgccttgaacaggAAGTGTTAAAGGAGCCTGTGTCAGAGGGAGAGACGAGTCTGCAAAAAATGACATTATTATTCTCACATTGTAAACCTCATACAAATAATGAACTTCATTatgatcgtgtgtgtgtgtgttttcaggtggTACAGAGCTCCTGAGCTGCTGTACGGGGCCAGAAAGTACGATGAGGGAGTCGACCTGTGGTGAGAAAACTGCTCAGATTAATAGTGAAGATTAGTCATTATTAGTTTTgatcaattttgtttttattctattcATCATGACGACGCTGTAACGTCTGCTgatggaaaaacatttttagctacaaggttcattcattcatttctgtaatCGCTTATCCTTTTGAGGGTCATGTGGGgcggagcctatcccagctgacactgggtgagaggcagggttcaccctggacaggtcaccagactatcacagggctgacacatagagacagacaaccattcacactcacattcacacctacggacaatttagagttatcaattaacctgcatgtctttggactgtgggaggaagctggagcacctggaggaaacccacgctgacacagggagaacatgtcggagcacctggaggaaacccacactgacacagggagaacatgtcagagcacctggaggaaacccacgctgacacagggagaacatgtcggagcacctggaggaaacccacgctgacacggggagaacatgtcagagcacctggaggaaacccacgctgacacagggagaacatgtcagagcacctggaggaaacccacgctgacacggggagaacatgtcagagcacctggaggaaacccacgctgacacagggagaacatgtcagagcacctggaggaaacccacgctgacacagggagaacatgtcagagcacctggaggaaacccacgctgacacagggagaacatgtcagagcacctggaggaaacccacgctgacacagggagaacatgtcagagcacctggaggaaacccacgctgacacggggagaacatgtcagagcacctggaggaaacaaGCTtcatttacatgtcattttacaacaaagcacaatgAAATATAGTCGGTCGCTCtcacgccacacacacacacacacacacacacacacacacacatacatacacatacacacacacacacaggacatatgaaaaataaaacattatataCAGTTACTTAAATAACTCCAACACATTGACAGTGACCAAATAATGCAGTGCAGTGTTCAGAGCTGAGCAGCAGGGGGCGCTGATGACATGTTATCACTGAGTCTACGCTGATATGTTTCTCTTCCTGTAGCTCTTTAGAATAAAAGccctgatctgtgtgtgtgtgtgtgtgtgtgtgtgtgtgtttcagggcgGTGGGCTGTATTTTCGGGGAGCTGTTGAACTCGTCTCCTCTGTTTCCTGGAGAAAACGACATTGAACAGCTCTGCTGCGTCCTCAGAGTGCTGGGAACTCCAACACAGGATAGCTGGCCTgtacgacacacacacacacagacacacacacacacatacacacacacacgtgtcatTCATAAATCCATACGTGTGTCTTAACTGACATTAATATTTCAACATAAAGCAGCAAAATCTGACTTTTCTAAGATTTTAACTGGAGTTAGACACATCTACCAATATCAGCTGATCACTGATCAATGAGATGATTATAAATAAGAAATTGttcttaatgacttgcctggttaaataaaggtaaaaaaaaaaagatgagatcATCATTTATTGATCTTCAGAGGAGGAACTCAAGTGTTTCAGCAGCACaaagtcagaatcagaatcagccgGGCAGGTTTTCACATAGAAGAATTTCTCCTAATTACTTATGAACATagtaagagaaaataaaagattaaaGCAAATACAGTCagaaacaaaatcaaataataagaacagattaaaatataaaataacaaaagattaAAAGAACATAAAATAGTTTAGAAaattataaaaacagaaactatAGTGGAGCCATTAGTCAGAGCAGCAACACGCAGAGgttaaaacaatattggtgtctccaaaatgaaaacagaagtcaGGCTCAGTTCTgttctctgattggctgctgacaTCGTCCACTGTTAAAAGGATGCAGAACCTCTGATGTTACAAACATTATGTATAGATGTAATATAAGTAGCTCTCTGATGACATCagtgtgatgacatcattgtgTTGATGCTCTCCGTCTCTCCAGGAGATCGTTGAGCTGCCAGATTACAATAAAATCACCTTTAAGGAGAATCCAGCCATCCCATTGGAGGAGATCGTCCCTGACACGTCTCCTCAGGCTGTCGACCTGCTCTACAAGTTCCTGGTTTATCCGTCCAAACAGCGCTGCTCCGCCAGGCAGgtaggaaacaggaagtggactcTGAAGGTGGAGTTCCTCAGGGTTCGACCTGAGGTCCTCTCTTCTTTACTGTTTCAGTGCTTTGATCACCAGTAAAGTCCAGAGATATAAAATTTATATAAGCTGAACTGTTTCTGGACCCGACtgatctctgctgctgctgcaggcggTCTGTTATTATGTTTAATTGATTGGTTGGTTGATTGAATtaataattgattgattgattgaattaataattgattgattgagtgattgactgactgattgattggcgaccctctcctcctctctgcaggctCTCCTCCATCCGtacttcttctcctctcctcttcctgctcaCCACTCAGAGCTGCCCATTCCTCAGAGGGGGGGCCGACCCCCCCGTCAGCGGCTGCAGGCTCCGCCCACTGACTTCTCAGTGGACCTGCCCCTGCAGAACAGTGTGGTAGACCCTGCGCTGCTGCAGAGACACGCGTCCTGCCTCTGAACAGACGACTGACTGACCAATCAGCTTCCTATGTCAGTGTTGATGTTTACAAacgtttttatatttatttttatttatttttttgttttgtcttgttgacGTGTTTTTCTTCAGTCTCACCTGCTGATGCTCTCCGACAGGAAGAGAACCTTCACGTTTCCTCTTTACTCAGATCTACATCAACATATTACTGCAGTGAAACAACACAatatgaataataaaatcacaTGTTTATTAAATATGGCGTGTTCGAGGCTTCTGTTGACTTTACTGAAGAGATGATTATTATGGGATTTGAGTCTGAGGAGGTTCAGAAACACAGATCACATTAAACAACAATTAATCAGAAGTGCTGAACAAGTAAGTTTTCACGCTTTATCTCCGAGCCACAGTCACCTCCAGTCTGatgttagtgcagagctgtcagagcgttacatctgtcccatggacgatACTTTTGACCAATACACACTTACAGTACGGCATctagaagatcagctctgcactcaggatttctggtaTGTCGGTtatgatacagtgctggttatggttgcttagcaaccccagacgcaacctgccaccGCACCCTTGAAAGTAGGTACAAGAGGAGCACCCAGTGCCCaacctcatgttttccaggcggttgAAGCATGTGTTaaaaggatgtgtgtgtgtgtgtgtgtgtgtgtgtgtgtgtgtgtgtgtgtgtgtgtgtgtgtgcgtgcaagcTGCTCAAATAAATTGCCTTTCATGAGggaataatgaataataattcAATCTAAATGAAAGCATCTACctggattattttaatattgcctGTACCTTTAATACAGGCTGAGTTAGGCTGCTTAATGTTTCCAACTGTCCAGCATCCAGTACAGACAGCTGgaggctggttttgtttcataataatcatgatgtggaaaaataatttgtttgaatttctgtcattaaaaaatatttcgtAGCGTTCATAGCGTTCTAGAGCAGCTGCTGACTGCGTTCTAGCgcagctgctgactgctgcTAGGCACCGTCACCTTCAGTGTGCTCAGGCAGGACCAAACATTCATGCAGATACGGGGGGGTGGTCAGTCAATATGCATGTTTCCTTTTGGGTCAATGGGGATATTAAACTTTTACTGCCAaacacaagtaaaaacaaagagataaTTAATTttactatatttgaaaaaaatattcttaatgatgatggtttaataattttatataaatttttaCCAATTTGGAATTGTCCTAACTTTTCTCCCCTATACAGGCGCCactgtgtgtatcccactggttAGCTGATCGCTgccgctctgcactgtgctcatatggCGGTTTCTGCTGATATCAGGATGGCGTCGTTGTGGCAGTGTAGTGTCCACTCTCCAGCTCCATGCTGGttaacaccgttagctccgTCAGCACTGTTTAatgagttagcactgttagctgttagccacaGGCTCAGAcgcctccatgttgagagctgtgtgcagacacCTGGTGGATCTACAGACTTCATTAATACTTCACTGTTGAGGAGTTTAACCTttaacaaagcaaacaaatcatATAAAATGTTTTACGTGTCAGTGTTTAAGTACAAATAATTATaactgttaaataaatgtaacacaGTAGAAAGTACCATACCTGCCCCTGAGATGTAAAGGAGAAGTATAAAGTggcacaaaatggaaatactcaagtacagtacCTCATAATGAAGTATGagtgtacttagttactttcctcctctctctgcttcacACATCAGGTTTGTGagcatcaataaaataaataaaaacctctCTTAATCAAATACtgaactgaaaaaagaaaaaattcagTTCATGTAGTTCCCTcccacacttcctgtttctcctcCGTCAGCTCACAGCATCAGTCAGACGAGGAGTAAACTGTCTTCAGCTTCATTTATTATCAGCCTGTCTCTTTATTCTGAGCTCCTGCAGACCTGAGGAGACGAACACAGGTGGGTTgctttaatatttatataaattaGTCTTAAAGGACAGAGGAGATTTATGGATTCAtcatttagttttatttcatCTCTCTATTTTAccttgttttatctttttatttgatcatttttgttctatcttttgtctctgtttcatatttttatctttttgttttatctttatctCCTTTTATCCTTTTTATCTTtctcatctttttgtttttatctgttgattatttttatttaatctttttctctttgttctctttttatttttatttctttattttatttttattttttgttttatgttttatctttttgttttgtcttcttcttcttttatccTCTTTCTTTAACTAATAACTCTAATTAATACATCTTTCTGGTGATGCAGTAGAGTTCCTGTGATGTGATCAGAAGGAGTTCTCACTCTGTCTCACATTTTTCTTTCCGTTCTTTGTCTTTCCGTTTCCTCTCTGACACGCAGAGATGACGTCGGATTATTTGCAGCTCTCTGATTGGTCCTCTGCTGTCATAACGATGCCATACAAAACATTGATGTTCGACACAAAGGTCAGAAACACTTTACATTTTCACATCCTGAGCCTCTGTCACAGGCCGACCCATTTTCACTCATGTTGTAGTTATTACAAATGAACCCAATAATCACTTCATAGAGACCTGATTTTCTTAAAGACAGAACAGTCAAGACCTGCGCTGTAAGAAAAGTCTTACTTGATTtaatgatttatagttttacaactctTTGAATTtattaatcagttcattctgtctgttttcatgtgaagcactgaGAGCTTATAATGTCCATATTGTAAATCACTTTGTGTGGCATTTCTTACATGaaaggtgctgtataaataaagtttattattattattattattatcatgttttgtttgttttgggtttttttttcagttttagtcTTTTCACATGTAGTTCATTTTGTGCCTTTAAATAAAGACACTTGTCTAACGTAATGTCCAGGATGAAACACTGCTCTTGTTCTGATGTGTGACGATAGTTTGGAGACTTTAGAGCTTCTAACTCGAGAATAACGAGCACTTTGTTTTATCGGTGTACAGGATGAACTTCAGAAAGAGCAGGAGTCAATGAGGGCCTGAGTCTGAGTACAAGCAGAGCAATAAATAACTGTGTCATCGACGTTcagatgaacacatgaatcatGCACATTAAGGCAAAGGCTGTTTaagaaaaaccaaaacaacagaGGCCCTGATACTGAACCCTGAGGCGCTCCAAAGGCAGCCATAACTGTTAAAACTCTAACACACCTCAGAGTCGATTATTCtgctctccttcttcttcttctgtttttaatGAATACAATTAACGTTCTCTTCCTCACAGGTTGGCTCCGCCCCTTCACACACCTACCTCCAATCACCAAACACATCCCATGAGCCAGAGCTTTACCACGTCATCAATTCCTCCCTCTGGTTGGACGActccagctgtcaatcactcaGTTCTGCTTATGTCCCGcctcttccttcctcctccttaTATGGTAATCCATCTGTAACCCCGCCCCCCACCTGCCTCCTCTCAACACCTGGATGGAACGGTTACTACAGCAACCTTtacccctccccctcctcctcctctagtGATTGGCCGTTACCTGGCAGTCTGTCATGGAGGCAGTGCAGTGCCCCAGGTGAGACatctacctgtgtgtgtgtgtgtgtgtgtgtgtccatccatctgtctggcTGTGTTGCAGGATgactgatgtttgtgtgtgtttgtttagagcagcgtgagtgtgtgagctgtggAACAAGAAGCGCTGCCCTGTGGAGGAGAGACGCTGCAGGTCATCACCTGTGTGACACCTGCTGCCTCCAACAGGAAACCAGCAACAGACCGCTGCTGCGACCCAAGAGAAGAGCTGTGAGagacacgcgcgcacacacacacacacacacacacacacacacacacacacgcacacacacacacacagtcttccagtctttgtgctaagctaggctaaccacatCCTGTCACATCTCTGAGATTCtctgtataaaaatataataaatatatatatcctGTTTTCAGGTTGTGACTCAGAGGAAAGGAACTCAGTGTGTCAACTGTGCAACTGGAACGACGACGCTGTGGAGACGAAACTCTGCAGGAGAACCCGTCTGCAACGCCTGTGGCCTCTACTACAAACTACACCAGGTACTACAACTGTACCACAAACTACACCAGGTACTACAAACTACACCACAACTGTACTACAAACTACACCAGGTACTACAACTGTACTACAAACTACACCACAACTGTACTACAAACTACAGCAGGTACTACAAACTACACCACAACTGTACTACAAACTACAGCAGGTACTACAAACTACACCACAACTGTACTACAAACTACACCAGGTACTACAACTGTACCACAAACTACACCAGGTACTACAAACTACACCACAACTGTACTACAAACTACAGCAGGTACTACAAACTACACCACAACTGTACTACAAACTACACCAGGTACTACAACTGTACCACAAACTACACCAGGTACTACAAACTACACCACAACTGTACTACAAACTACACCACAACTGTACTACAAACTACAGCAGGTACTACAACTGTACTACAAAGTACAACAGATACTACCACAGTACTTGAGATGTGTactctgtgtgtttcaggtcaACCGGCCGCTGGCGATGAAGAAAGATGGAATCCAAACCAGAAACCGTAAAGTGACCAATAAGAACAAGAGGAGCAGGaaatctgaccaatcagagattAAGCTGTCCCGACTGACCCCGCCCACTGAGGAGGCCATGGCTGTATTTGACACCACTTACTGTACGACCAGCACGTACTGATGTGGCCAACACATAGGCTGGTACGTGATGTGCGCTACGCAAACAAAACTAAATCTGCAGTACAACAGAAACACCTGGATGTTGTAATGATTTAGAAGAGATCTCCAGTCTGCCTCACCTACTGGGTCCCGGGAACTGCCCactggttcgacatcccattgttccgaccatattaaactcattgttccgaagtcccgttgtcccgaaatcatcatgatgccctgtggttaaggtctggttaggtttaggcacaaaaaccacttggttagagtcaggaaaagatcatggtgtgggttaaaatgaaaaagaaagtgacaaacatataagccatgagcctgctctgcctcaagccgggcgcagcgcaccatacgcccgccgcgagccattcagcaccgtggacagtcggactaatgggatgttgaaccaatgggctgtcaaaccaatgacatggacccctggGTCCCACAATGCACTGGGAGGGTCATTGTTGAAATGTTGGACAGCAACATCACTgcgtcagaggaggaggaatataAATGTTCTAACATTGTCATGTAATGTGTTAGACGACCAGGCTACTTTCATCCTTTTACACATAAAGCCACTGTGTTTAAGTTAGCCTGCTAAGCTAACGTTTGAAAACATACACTTTAACCTTGACAAGCTGTTGGTGAGAAAACACCAAGAAACACACCTTACATCTACTGTGAGTTTATATGTGTTATGATGGACAGAGCAGATACGTGCTGGTGAACAGACGGCAACTCTTTATACTTTACAAAACCAGAAGCCAGTAGAGTGGAGCAGCTACCTGCCAAATAAATCAGTTTAACTGTTTCATACAGCAGATTACTGATGAACACAGTatgtgctgcagtgtgttgaATACAGCCCATGTTTCACACAGGCGCCCTGTgacctcctcctcgtcctcgtcctcgtcttcctcctcctcctcctcctcctccctgtttTACTGTAGATTTCgattatttctgtatttgttcAACTTCTGTAATAAACACATTGAAGCTTCCTGTGAACTGAttctttctttaaaataaatgtttgtaatCAGCTGCCATCACTTTGCTCTTTAATTCACTTCTTCACGTTTACAGTTTATATGatttaatatacatttaaataacaACACAGTTAATATCTGTTAATGTGAACACACTGAGCAGTGAGCATCTGGGCGACTGTGACTGACATGTTGACAGACGGCTGGGAAATAAATTCAAATCATATTTAGACAAGTGTTACTATCTGTAATGTTCCTATATTTCATTTGGACCGTTGGCTCCGTGATACCAAGTACCTACTGTTTGTAGCTAACGCTACGGAGCTACCAACAGCAGATCCTTGAAGCTAACtcacagctagctggctaacattagctcagggTTCATTTAGCTCCTTAGTTGGCCCTACATCACTCTTGGTTGGCAGAGAGCACTTTGTACTGTTAGCCTACATCATTTATTTTGAGCTAATAGAGCTCgtaagtcacgccccttccagTAGACCCCCATCGGACCTCTAGGCTCGGAAAATATGAATGGGAGTCAATGgagagaaaattattattttctggtcccagtcattaaatgccttggattacacaaatgtgttgtgtgggtctaaataatattttttcatgtgaagagtttgacagtttattgtatgattcttcagttaaaggctgtggaaacaacatAATGAGAAATACTACATGTTGCCTATGTGACGTCACGTCATCACACTTTCCCTCCACTTCTCAACTCACGGTGCAGCTGCTGCGTCTTCTGCCACGATCTACGGAGCCATCAGATCAAGATGCCGTTGTGTTTCGTGGCTGaaactttccacgtccagacttGTAGTGGTTTTCGCCACGTTTAAGGCTTTTGTCCTCTCctttagggtgaccatattttgatttccaaaaaagaggacactcggccggccacgacatagcctacttaaatgatactcgcagtttactcaaagatgccttataattttaatataggctatttaaaatttatatgtatggatagaaaattcagttatattacaaaatatgtctctcaaagacagaaattcagataggtccctatagataggggacacatacacacattagaGTGTGGcaatccgagcccgacggtacccgacgggtcggccgggtttggtcagaaatgtagctataaattgtattcgggctcgggtcggattcggtcagctttcagtgaaaatgtagtataaaaataaataaaatcctattgtctgtcctgtttattgcttgggcactgttatttacgtgacaacacctgaacataacacacacagacacacattggctgttggtttctacctctcccctcgctggaagtctcggacctccagccgcccgcctccgccttgattaaacactgaaaataaaataaaagagggagacaggtttttcctattttatcttattttgatatatttctccctctcctctcgctggaagcatcggacctcccgcctcccgctcccgtctcaaacacggaggtctccctctccgctgagcacgcccggcctgttaaatagcctgtaaccataaaaactgtgtgacacaaactcagtgctttggtcattaaataatgtcgggctcggttcgggttcggacagaaatatgcggcccgtgccgcactctaacacacacacacacacacacacacggaaaaccggacattatcatcagtttataaaaaccccccagccgccccggacgggacgtgaaaagtggacatgtccgggcaaaagaggacatttggtcAGCCTATCTCCTTGGAAGAAGGCGGTGAAGTGTACCAGAGACACAGCCATGTTCCGAGTGCGAGTGGTGACGTATATCACACGCGTCGAGAGCAGCGAAGAGCTGTAGTCCACAAAGCCCGCTCACACAAAACCTAacagtatcaaacttcttcccgCTAAACTGTATCCTTCTGTACacgaaaaaatatattaaaaattcacaaacaacatatgtgaaattcatggcacaattcaaacgggaccagaaaataattttcatctaGCCATTGAAATACATTATGGGAAATCGATTTTTAAGGTCCCATGTACCAGAAATGGAAACACGCAGCTTACGAGCTCTATACACACGTTAGCATCATGGGTCATGTTAGCTGGTGAAGTCATTTTGAAAGCTAGTTCACTGACATGAATGAATTATTttgagcaaaacaaaaaataaaaacaaaacatcaacagacaCTCTCTAAAAGGAGAAGGAAGAAGTGAACACTGAGGTAATGCTCCCGCTGGGAGTGTGCCTACGTTCCcacatttcctttttcataaatttgtatcagATTTTATCCCCCTTTCTCCCAGTTTGGTAGCCAATTACACCAAACCTATtacccccctaaccctaacccttgtgGGAGGACAGGGCTTAAATTGAAGGGAAATGTAGGAACACAAGAcctaattttgaaaatgtcctagaaatgtgggaacatagggctgaccCCCTCCCGCTCCTCACTGttcatgtctcatttaaaaagcaaaattcTCAACAACTATCCCAAACTCATTTACAACCATTAATACAGATAAATAAAGTCTTAGATATTAAATATACAAACCCATCAGCATCACTCCTCTTCATCTGCAGACCTCCTGAATGTACTGTGTGTCTTTTTAGAGCCTCTTTAGTTGTGTTTCACTTTAACTTCTCATCTAACCTGCTCAGATTaaaggctgacacatagagacagacaaccattcacactcacattcacacctacggacaatttagagtcaccagttaacctgcatgtctttggactgtgggagctTTCATGATGAACAAAATCACAGCCTCAGTGTGTCGGGTCACTGGAGACCCTCTACTCCTGATTTTGTGCATCCACAGTGCACGAAGGCTGGGGTTTGTTGGAAAGCGTTGGAAGGTCACATCACAGTGGTATCGGCCTGACGCTGAGCAAAG comes from the Epinephelus lanceolatus isolate andai-2023 chromosome 8, ASM4190304v1, whole genome shotgun sequence genome and includes:
- the cdk20 gene encoding cyclin-dependent kinase 20 is translated as MEQYSILGRIGEGAHGIVFKAKHIETGETVALKKVALRRLEDGIPNQALREIKALQEIEDNQHVVKLKDVFPHGTGFVLVFDFMLSDLSEVIRNSQRPLTPAQVKGYMMMLLKGVAFLHHNNIMHRDLKPANLLISSSGHLKIADFGLARLFSEQGERLYSHQVATRWYRAPELLYGARKYDEGVDLWAVGCIFGELLNSSPLFPGENDIEQLCCVLRVLGTPTQDSWPEIVELPDYNKITFKENPAIPLEEIVPDTSPQAVDLLYKFLVYPSKQRCSARQALLHPYFFSSPLPAHHSELPIPQRGGRPPRQRLQAPPTDFSVDLPLQNSVVDPALLQRHASCL
- the LOC144464103 gene encoding erythroid transcription factor-like, with translation MTSDYLQLSDWSSAVITMPYKTLMFDTKVGSAPSHTYLQSPNTSHEPELYHVINSSLWLDDSSCQSLSSAYVPPLPSSSLYGNPSVTPPPTCLLSTPGWNGYYSNLYPSPSSSSSDWPLPGSLSWRQCSAPEQRECVSCGTRSAALWRRDAAGHHLCDTCCLQQETSNRPLLRPKRRAVVTQRKGTQCVNCATGTTTLWRRNSAGEPVCNACGLYYKLHQVNRPLAMKKDGIQTRNRKVTNKNKRSRKSDQSEIKLSRLTPPTEEAMAVFDTTYCTTSTY